The following is a genomic window from Deinococcus cellulosilyticus NBRC 106333 = KACC 11606.
CAGCACCAGTGAAAAAGTGGAACGGGTGAAGGTTGGCATTCAGATTCGCAAAGACCTGAAAAAAGCTGTTGCAGTGGCAGCTGCAGATGAAGAACTGAAGGAATACCAGATCTACGAAGCAGCTCTCGAACTGTACTTCAAATCCAGGAAGGAAAACTCCTGATGCTTTCACCCATCGCCAACTCCAACATAATTCATCGAGTCGCGAAAGTCATCTGGGGCAGTGGCACCGGTACAGGGGTTTTTGTGGATTACCGCGACACCATGTACTTCATTACTGCCTACCATGTGGTCAAAGGAATAAAAGATGGACACCTCCTTACAATCATGCCTCACACAGGCAAAGAAGTAACTGTCACCGTGCGAATTGTTTGCATGAGTCCTGACGCAGACTACATTGTTTTCACCTTCGATGAGTTCGCTGGCCAACTGCCCCTCGCAAACCTTCCAGTCCACTTGGACCTTGAGTTCACGCTCACCCAGGAAGCCCTGTATGTGGGATATCCAAAGGGGCTGGTCATGACTGGAGGCGATGGGCAGGGCATTCCAAAAACATTGCCCCTGTTCAAGCAGGGAATCATATCAGCTCTGGATTCCTCAGACCCGGCAGACCAGTTCATACTCCTAGACTCTGCAGGAAATGCTGGCTTCTCAGGTGGTCCCATCTTTGTGGTTGAGAAGCAGCTAGCAGCCGGGGGAGGCATCACCCACCTGATTGGGATTGTTTTGGCAAACTTGCGGGATGATGAAACCGGCAACTACCTTTTCGCCTATGCTCGGTCCATCAAACAGATCACAGACCA
Proteins encoded in this region:
- a CDS encoding S1 family peptidase encodes the protein MLSPIANSNIIHRVAKVIWGSGTGTGVFVDYRDTMYFITAYHVVKGIKDGHLLTIMPHTGKEVTVTVRIVCMSPDADYIVFTFDEFAGQLPLANLPVHLDLEFTLTQEALYVGYPKGLVMTGGDGQGIPKTLPLFKQGIISALDSSDPADQFILLDSAGNAGFSGGPIFVVEKQLAAGGGITHLIGIVLANLRDDETGNYLFAYARSIKQITD